A window of the Lactuca sativa cultivar Salinas chromosome 7, Lsat_Salinas_v11, whole genome shotgun sequence genome harbors these coding sequences:
- the LOC111911231 gene encoding probable WRKY transcription factor 41, whose protein sequence is MNINSSGNHHLKNNCLYNKLTKSTKQEKKLEIDLNLPASSNETEEVSTHIPNSDDEALSQYVGTTEIQRSLSGRPHNDDSDTKDSNHKDGSRKKKSNSSSIVKWKQQVKVSLEIGLEVPPNDGYMWRKYGQKEILNAKYPREYYRCTYRNTHGCCATKQVQRSSDDSSIFEITYLGKHTCPKISKTNHPSSTTESGYGLINFSNTSKTVSTTSRTSDPSATQSSSSITRNSFELSNWPQNHHQY, encoded by the exons ATGAATATAAACTCATCAGGCAATCATCACTTGAAGAACAACTGTTTGTATAACAAGCTAACAAAAAGTACAAAACAAGAGAAGAAGCTTGAGATAGATCTGAATTTGCCTGCTTCTTCTAATGAAACTGAAGAAGTGTCAACTCACATCCCCAACTCTGATGATGAGGCCCTTTCACAGTATGTTGGAACAACTGAAATCCAAAGGTCATTAAGTGGAAGACCACATAATGATGATTCTGACACCAAGGATTCCAATCACAAAGATGGCTCTAGGAAAAA AAAGAGTAACAGTAGTAGCATTGTTAAATGGAAGCAGCAAGTGAAAGTGAGCCTGGAAATAGGACTTGAAGTGCCCCCAAATGATGGTTATATGTGGAGGAAATACGGGCAAAAGGAAATTCTTAATGCTAAATACCCTAG AGAATATTATAGATGCACATACCGAAACACACACGGTTGTTGTGCAACTAAACAAGTTCAAAGATCAAGTGATGACTCATCAATTTTTGAAATTACTTATCTTGGAAAACACACGTGTCCCAAAATATCAAAAACCAATCATCCTTCATCCACAACCGAATCCGGTTATGGCCTTATAAATTTCTCAAATACATCAAAAACGGTATCTACAACTTCAAGAACCAGCGATCCATCTGCAACACAATCATCTTCTTCGATCACACGAAATTCTTTTGAACTTTCGAATTGGCCCCAGAATCATCATCAGTACTGA